Sequence from the Rhea pennata isolate bPtePen1 unplaced genomic scaffold, bPtePen1.pri scaffold_32, whole genome shotgun sequence genome:
ACTTCTGGAGCCGAGACCGctccccagtgctgaggagctaaaaaggaaaatttggtGCACAGAAAAAAGTAGGGAAATACTGCAGGTCTCACTGAGGCCAGATGTTATGGGATCTGCTTCTGAGGGTGGTTCAGTGGTGGCTGTGGTGTCACTCAGGTCCTTTGTGAGCCACGCATTGGAGGCATCTTGTAGGCTTCAGCCACCCAGGATTTTAAGGTCTCAGatggaaatctttctttcaacGCCCAGAAACTCCCCCTTGTCTGCAAGGGATCTCTCAAATCCTGCTGCCTTCCATCTCTGAAGGAGTGTCAGGAGAAGACTCTCCTTCCCCCAGGTTCTGCTGGTCATAGAAGAAATGGCTTTACCAGAGAGGGAGTAAATCCATCCCTATTTGCAGATGTTTACTGGGACTCTTGGCCTGAATCCCCCCTCTTTTGATTCGTTTCtactttcttccttcacctctCCCACAGAGATTTATCTTACTGTGTGGGATGTGCCATGATCCCATGGCCTGAGCAGAGGGAGCCATATCCATCCCCACGGCTCAGGGCTGGGATCCTTGGCAGCTCAGGAGGGTCCCTGTCCCTTGGTTTCTCCAGGCCTTTGCTGTGAGGCCTCGTGCACACgtttgctttctcagtgctCTCCTCCGGCTGCCCAGATTATCACCGTGGCATTTCTCTGCACTCAGCGCTTTCTCCACAGTCTCGATCTATGTATTACACAAAGGGAAAACATGGAGTTCAGGGTAGACTGAGGTGGGACCACAGGAAGTAtcactgcagagcagagaaagcaTCGAGTAGCTCATAGTCACCCTCAGGACGTTCAGTCCTAACCCCCCATGAGCAAGCCTGGACCCACCTGGCTCCAGCCACTTGGCAGCGGGCAGAAATGCCGTTTTCATCATTGTATTTGCAGCACCTGGGCACTCTGTTGGCCACACCGCTCATTCCAGCATGGGCACGCTGAcagttctgctcttcctttattttgctcctcttttttttttttttttttttttttttttgtcagagctgCGAGGATTTTTTGTGTGTCCCACTGCActtgccctgctgcctgcactcTTGCTAGCACAACCTGGTGTAACGGTGGCTGTCTTTGCTGCAGGAGCACCCTGCTGACTGCTGGTCACCTTCATATCCACCACAACCTTCCCCAGATCctctttcttgtccttcttgaagaTGGATGCAATGTTTGGTGGAAGAGTGGGAAGGGCCGGGAACCAGGCAGTGGCTTCAGGGCTGTGCCAGCTCTTAGTGCACTGCTGGTCCTTGCAGTGTGGGGAGAAGAGATGGGAGATGGGGCAGCATGGGggtggcagcagggcaggggacAGTGGGGACTGCAGCGAGGGGTCGGGGCTGGTGTTTCTGCAGCGCGATGGCTGTCACATCCATCCAACATGCCAAAGTCCTGCACTGAGCCCAGGCAGGACCAGGCCATTTCCCTGGTGCCCGTTCCACCCTCCCAGCACGATGGGGACATATGGGGCGGGCGTCCCACCTGTCCTAGTGCTCCGGGCCAGCTCCACGAGGCTGGCACAGCTTTGCCTGAAGGATCCCTTGGTCCTCGGCCTCTGCTCTGGCATGGCTGGGGCAGGGACAAGAGCtcgtggggcagggctgggagagCTCTCCTGGGAGCTTCTCTTTCGCAGGGGATTGGTGAGGAGCATCGTGCTTCCACCTGCGCCTCATCCCTGCACCCACACGTGGCCCCACAGCCCTGCTAGGCAGGAACAACACAGGGCAGTGGGGCCTTCAGGGGTGGGGAGAATCCCCCTGGCACGGTCCCCATGACAGCCCTCGGTGACCCGTCCACCCACAGCCCCACTGCTTTGgcagcctcccccagcacctggcccctgcccagccccggCCGTGTCCCACGCTGGGGGTAGCACACCGTCATCCTCCGGGGTCTGGCTGGGAGGAAGGCCAGCCAGGGCTGCTTGTTCCTCTCTTCTGCACCCAACATGTCTTGGTTCCCTTCCATGAGATCTGGCTCTGTACCACAACCCCCCCGACATGTGTCCTCATCTTTCCCACTCACACAGCTGAGCTGACGTTGgtgctttcctctcccaggccctctccagcccagcccagcctctccccgcctctcctcacctcctcggccctctccccagcccacccagcagagcagcccaggcTGGGGGTGGACCCACAGCAGTGTTCCCcgcagggggctgcagagcaggaggtggGTGCAGCAGCTCCGGTGGGTGAGGGGTATGTGCCAGCTGCCCCATCAGCCTCCGGGCTGGGACTGGACCTAGTGGCACAAGCAGGCAGAGGACAGTGACACTCTGTAGCCCTTCTTCTTGTGTCCAGGAGAGGTCCTACCCCCAGGCTACCTGCAGCCCACTGTGCCAGCCCCTCTCTCCAGGACAGCACAAGAGCCCCCACCCTGGGGCCACTCTgacagctcctgctgccccagggacaCAGCAGCCTCTCGTTGGATGACatgcagagaaacagatttctctttctcacttattcctcctttccagcacaCAACAGCTCCTTTCCACTTCTCCGGAGACATCCCTGCTCCCCAAAGAGCCCtttcccggggggggggggttgcattGGGACTGGCCTGCCTGGCCATTCCTAGACCCTCCCCCATCCTCCCCATGAGgctctgagctgctctgccagtgctgctctgcagagcaagtggctgtggggcagcagggcCACAGGTTGCCTCCACACTGGCCATGGTGGTCATGATGGGAAGCAGACCCAGCCGGATAGGCATCATTGCACCATACAGCCCCTACCAAGGAGTCTGTGGCTGTGGATGATGCTCTGAGTAATCACAGGCCATTTCAAATGGCTCAGGCTGTGTTCGGGTGTGTGGTTTAATGTAACACATGAATTTCATTGAAGGTGACAAGAACCACTGTCCAGGCTCTCTTCCCTGTTCCTGCAGGGTCCACACTGTCCCTCATCAGACTGCAGAGCTCTCACTAGCCTTGGTTTTACCCTTCACCTTTCAATGACTGCCCTTGATTTTGTGAAGCTCCATTCACTGCTCACCCCAAAGCACATGGTGCCCCTGGAGATGCCCTGTGCTCTCCTGGGGGCTGCATGCTCTCTTTGAGAAGGACAGGCCTCTGTCTCCAGCCCTGTCATATTGGAGATACGGCCTGACCATTCATCACCTCCAGGAGCACCTGGCACCGACAAATGAGAGCTGAATCCAGTCCTCATGCCTAACACATCACCAATAAGCTCATCACCTTGAGATAAGCTCATCaccctggggagcccaggaaCAGCAACAAGTCTCTTCAAGGTGAATGTCCTTGAGCACATTTTAGACTGCAGCTTTGGAAGGAGAGCCCAATCTTCAAGCACTGAACTGAGGAAATCCTCTTTTATTTGAGTGAAGCCAAGTCTGACACAGTGACAGGCACATTTACAGCAGGCATTTCAGTCAGACAGATTGAGTTCGTGCCACTGGAGAAGGGATGAATTCAAACACTTCAGcagaaacatgatttttcacAGAGAGAATGCCCAAAGCACAGgagctttttcagaaaaattagaaGCCAACTGTGAAGGGGGATGGGCAGCTTGCTTCTTCTGAACTAGGACCAGCTGAATCAGTTTCTTCAGTGCATctttgagctccttgttcctcatgctgtagatgagggggttcagTGCTGGAGGCACCACCaagtacagaacagccaccaccagataCAGAGTTGAGGAGGAGACGGAggggggcttcaggtaggcaaagaTGCCAGTGCTGATGTacagggagaccacagccaggtgcgggaggcacatggaaaaggctttgtgccagccctgctcagaggggatcctcagcacagccctgaagatctgcacataggacagcacaatgaaaacaaagcacccAAAGAATGAACAGGCACTAGCCATAATAAgcccaacttccctgaggtaggagtctgCACAGGAGAGCTTGAAgatctgggggatttcacagaagaagtggtccactgtgttgccttggcaaAGGGGtatggaaaatgtatttccagtgtgcaggagagcatagAGAAacccactggcccaggcagctgctgccattttgacacaaaCTCTGCTGTCCATGATGGTCCAGTATTGCAGTggtttgcagatggcaacatagcggtcataggccatgacagtgaggagagaacACTCCACtccaactgaaaagaaaaacaggaagacctgggcagcacatcccgagtaggaaatggccctggtgttccacagggaattggccatagatttggggacagtggtggagatggagccaaggtcAAGAACAGAGAgattgaggaggaagaagtacatgggggtgtggaggcgGTGGTCACAGGCTATGGCTGTGATGACGAGgccgttgcccaggagggcagccaggtagatgcccaggaagagagagaagtgcaagagctgcagctcccgcgtgtctgcaaatgccaggaggaggaacttgTTGAGGGAGCTTCTGTTGGACATTTGCTCGGCCTTGGTTCAGGACACtgtccaaggaggaaaagatgtTGATAAGTTAGAACAGGCTTCTCTGAGCAAAATCCATGTCACTTCTCAGAGTACCTCCCCCCTCAAactttctctcccctctgccTTCATTCACTGCCCTTTCCTGCTCACTGTTTCATGCTGAGCACGCAGTGCCAGGGCCTCTGTCCATACGCTCCTTAGGAGTCAGCTCTGCTCTCTTAAGAggtgcaaaagaaaatgtcagacTGCTTTGTGTATTTGCTGGGGATACCTGGGAATGGGCACCATGAGCTGAGTGAAGAGGATTATGTCCAATGACTCAGTGGgaatgttgtctttttttctctgtgagatACAAATACATGGTAgttgattttgaaaaaagagaTCCTTGTGAGGGATTTGTCTCTCTAGACCTTGCCCTCTGGAACAGGGGTTTCTGTAGCTGTCAATCACAACAGctctcatagaatcatagaatcacagaactggtaaggttggaagggaactctggagatcatctagtccaacagccctgctcaagcagggtcacctacagcatgttagacagggttgcatccaggttggccttgaagatctccagagaaagagactgcaCAATGTCTCctggcaacctgttccagtgctctgtcactctcacagtaaagaaatttcccctcacgttcaggcagaacttcctgtggttcaatttctgcccattgcctcttgtcctgtcacattggacaactgaaaagagtttatccccatccccttcacaccctcccttcaactgcttatacacattgataagcAGTCCCTCAGtattctcttccccaggctagagaggcccagctcttgcagcctttccacatagggcagatgctccagccctctagTCATCTTTttagccctatgctggactctctccagaggCTCCATGTCTGCCTTGTACTGTGGAGCCCGGAACTGTGCccaggactcaagatgaggcctcagcagggctgaatagagggacaggatcacctcctttgacctgctgacaacactcttcctagtgcaccccaggataccattggccttcctggccacaaggacacattgctggctcatagttaacttgtcatccaccagcactctcaggtccttctctgcagagctgctctccagcaggtcagcccccagcctgtactcGTGCCTAGGGTTacttttccctaggtgcagaacccTGCACTTGcgcttgttgaacctcaggacgttcctctctgcccagctctccagcctgtccgggTCTCTCTGAAGACtagcacagccctcgggtgtgtcagccactcctcccacttggtatcatcagtaaacttgctgaggaggcactctgccccttcATCTCACTCTGCCAAGGGAGAGAAACAGtgcagcaaaggcagaggcTGACCAAACGCTTTCCAGATGTCTTTGTCCCAGTGAGATTGTCCCTGCTCTCATGTCACTTTACCTCCTTCACTCTTTCTCCAGGCCCTGGAGCAGCAGTGGAAGTGAGTCACTCTGGGGTACACATCCTGCAGCAATTACCTCCACTTGTGTTGTAGAAAGACTGTGAGCATTTAAACACTGATTTACTCCAGAAAATGGGCTGCAGTGGAGCggtctgtttctgtatttccagaGTTTTCAGATGCCTCCATCAAACCATGGGAACATTTTTTGATGCAGTAGAAGTCTTTGGCATTACAGGTACTCTCAGCATGATCTCTCGTGTAtcccaaggggaaaaaagggctCATGAGGACTTTGTATGTCTGGTCTGTGCATGAGTCTTGCCCCTCACTGCTCAGTGTTTGCACCTCTCTCAGCTAAAGGACAGTCACACCCAAATTACtctaagaaagaaatgagatggAGTTGAGACTGGAGGAGTTCAGTTTCAAAGTGAAGATTTCCAAGTCCTCCCTCTCAGCCCACATATGGAGAGAGTGCTCTTCAGAGCATTTGATGAGGTTTCTGACTCACATGAAGGGCACAAGGACTCTCAGCTCTCGCTCATATGATACAGGAGAGCTGTGGTCTTCTGGAGGGCAGTCTGCAGCCTGGCAGGACACCCAGGAGAGACAGTCAAGAGTGCTAATGATGGGGCTTCTCCTTACAGGAGAGTCAGATCATTCCCCCACCAGACAAGATGGCTTGCTTTCTAGAAAGGTGGAAGAGGGCTTGGACACATATCCCGGCTATGAAGCTGCTGTGAAGACAGCTCCACACAGGACCCATAGGGTCAATGCCCTAAGTGCAGCTGAACTCCCTCCTTCAGCCCATAGAGCATGAGAGCAAGAaccagagcagcacagagaggTAGAGAAGCAAGGAATACCATTACCCTCCTACCAAAGGGAAAGCACTGAAAGACAGACAAGCAGTTTGGAAAGCCTTCCCCTCACCCAACTGAGCACATGACCTCCCAGATGGCAACATCACAGGACAGTTGCTCCCACTCCTCTGTTGCACAGTGGGAAATAGGCACATCACAGGAGAAGTGCacctctcctctgctggagcTCAGGCTGCTGAGGAGGGTGCTCATGCCCTGGACCCCTGGCCCTGagggcagaggctctgctggtgggAGAGAAGATACAGGGAGCTTATGTAGAGGAAGATGTCTGCATTGAAGGGGATGACAGGGAGGTCTCCAAAttcctctctccccacccccaacacacacatttctgcttcttgtttCCTCTTATTCACTGATCATATCTTAACCGCTTGgagcttttcctcctgggagctgtttttttctctcctaggTCTTTTCCCAGCCAGCACTTAGCAAACAGTAGGAAAATGAAAGACCCAGGAAAGCACTTATCTTTAAGGTAACCCCTGTCCCTGCCTTGATTGTCCTCTAGAAAAGGCCTTTCAGAAATACCCTGGAGGTCAgctggagctgtgagcagccctgacCCACGCAGCACCCTATCAGCAGGAGAATGAACCTGCCCTGCCAGGGGTCACTCCTCCCACGCAGAGCTTCTCCCTGCACTGCTGTTGGGAGTCTCCTGGACAGGCTGAGCGCTGACCCTGGAGGGCAGCAGAGTCACTCCACTGGACACACAGCAGTCTGAGGCGCAGGGATATTGCTCTGAATTACATCCCTGGTTAGAGCTGGATGCACTCTCTGGTTTCACATCCCTGCACGGGCCCTGGAAGGAAGTAGCTGTGATGGCCCGTCCCTCTGATCACTTAGCAATGAATGCCTGCTCTAAAGCACCACCTCCTCCAAACAAGagaagctggcagagctgccctgagagaccctttcagctgtggaaggtgTCAGCTCCAGAAGAACTCAGTAGGAACCACAGAAGCAATGtggccctgcagccagagacttactgtgTCAATGGCTGTGAAGATTCCACCCTGCAGGGAGCTCTCAGCTGTCCTCCCTTTCCCAACTCTCTTTAGTTTCTGAGTCGCTCATCTCATGCTGGTGCCTGCAGGCAGTGCCCTTAGTCCTGCTGCTCCtttaagaggagctgctcctggacagagCTGTCTCTCTGTAATACCTGCTAGGTTGCCGTGGGTCCCGTGGTCCCAGGAGCCAGACCCAGCTTAGGAGCAGAAGATCAGCCGAAGACATGACTTCCTCTGTCCTCTGTGCACCCTTACGATGTTCCTCGGGCTCCAGGGCTGCCAGTTGCTGAAAGGCCAAGAGGTCACCCCCGAGAAATGTCCACTGAAGTAGACTAAAGTAATCACCAATGGTCCCTGTCTAAACCGTGGGGAGAAACTGAGTCCAGCACTGCAGTTTGTCTCATACAGAACAGTTTTCCAAGAGAGGTGGAAATGTCTCTCTCTAGAAGGCCCTCCTCCCATCTCATAAGAAGACAGGACACCAGCACCAGGACAAGAAGGGAGTTCATTTCCTTGTGCTTCAGGGACTGATTTACAGGAGTGAATCAATACATCTAATGCCCACTGAGAAACCCCTGGGATGGAGTGTGATTCAGGACCCTCCCATGCACTCCACAAACTCACGGGACATGGGATTCACCTTGCGCAAGTTGTAGTGTGCACTAAAATGCCTGTCTGCATGGGACAGAGGGCcctggacaggcaggaggaatgAGTTGCcaggaatctcatgaaattcaacaaggaTAAATACCAGGTTCTTGCACCTGGGACAGACCAAGACAGTGCAAAGATACAGGCCGGGGACTAGGCTGTcgtggagcagctctgctgaaaaggaccTGGGGATCCTGGTGGGCAGAAGGCAGAATATGAGAC
This genomic interval carries:
- the LOC134154587 gene encoding olfactory receptor 14A16-like; translated protein: MSNRSSLNKFLLLAFADTRELQLLHFSLFLGIYLAALLGNGLVITAIACDHRLHTPMYFFLLNLSVLDLGSISTTVPKSMANSLWNTRAISYSGCAAQVFLFFFSVGVECSLLTVMAYDRYVAICKPLQYWTIMDSRVCVKMAAAAWASGFLYALLHTGNTFSIPLCQGNTVDHFFCEIPQIFKLSCADSYLREVGLIMASACSFFGCFVFIVLSYVQIFRAVLRIPSEQGWHKAFSMCLPHLAVVSLYISTGIFAYLKPPSVSSSTLYLVVAVLYLVVPPALNPLIYSMRNKELKDALKKLIQLVLVQKKQAAHPPSQLASNFSEKAPVLWAFSL